In Mercurialis annua linkage group LG5, ddMerAnnu1.2, whole genome shotgun sequence, a single genomic region encodes these proteins:
- the LOC126681762 gene encoding uncharacterized protein LOC126681762 — translation MTHLNCFQVAMGFQSVSDATVCKVFPSTLSDAAQKWYQNLKEGSITSFRELAMAFKTHFGPSIERKKRSSDLKKCFQKQGESLKAYIARFNAEAIMIEDLNDDTAIDAMKDNTSMAWNYINLDEERQRKVYGKASPVPSKPQSTQGSNRSLDRYRPLNETSGYRGNNSFNAQPSPPSFSIGGGTEGYVDRAGVPRQYVPLNTPREQILSWIKHNNEEICYPPRLVKDGDRSKFCEFHDGYGHETEECGRLRSEIDKLVCQGRLQHFVVAKEGQDRGNTRVNSVRSEPGGSREAQSPSKKTQVTGVINTNSGGTLESEYSRKRRKKKQKMVMSVSTGSPWPSIVFGPEDAKGVEFPHEDALIVSAIIGSKWVKRLLVDDSSSVNLLTLSVFLTMGGSKTDLKPVNILLLGLGGAPVIPEGMVELDLELGIEIPQEDGTEGILAEPTRKTYVV, via the exons atgactcatttaaATTGCTTTCAGGTTGCTATGGGATTCCAAAGTGTCTCAGATGCCACGGTGTGCAAAGTGTTCCCTTCAACGTTGAGTGATGCCGCGCAGAAAtggtaccagaacctcaaggagggctctattacTAGCTTCAGGGAGCTCGCTATGGCCTTTAAAACTCACTTCGGTCCGAGcatcgaacgaaagaaaagatccagtgatttgaagaaatGTTTTCAAAAGCAGGGAGAAAGTTTGAAAGCTTATATTGCTCGGTTCAATGCTGAGGCAatcatgatagaagatttgaacgatGATACTGCCATTGATGCTATGAAAGACAACACCAGCAT ggcttggaattatatcaaCCTTGATGAGGAGAGGCAGAGGAAAGTATACGGGAAGGCTAGCCCGGTTCCCAGTAAACCGCAGAGCACTCAGGGATCTAACCGCAGTCTAGATCGGTACCGACCTCTGAACGAGACTTCGGGGTACAGGGGTAACAATTCGTTTAATGCTCAACCCAGTCCGCCGAGTTTCAGCATTGGGGGAGGAACGGAAGGATACGTGGACCGAGCAGGGGTACCCAGACAATATGTACCGCTTAACACTCCGAGGGAGCAGATTTTATCTTGGATCAAGCACAATAATGAGGAGATTTGTTATCCCCCGAGGCTGGTGAAGGACGGAGACCGGTCCAAGTTCTGCGAATTCCATGATGGCTATGGCCATGAAACAGAAGAATGTGGGCGTTTGCGGAGTGAGATAGACAAGCTGGTTTGCCAGGGACGATTACAACACTTCGTGGTGGCCAAGGAGGGCCAAGACCGAGGAAATACAagggtcaactcggtcaggtcgGAGCCAGGGGGGAGCAGGGAAgcccaatccccatcaaagaaaacacaagtcacAGGGGTGATTAATACAAACTCAGGAGGAACTTTGGAATCCGAGTATAGTCGAAAacgcagaaagaaaaagcaaaagatggtcaTGTCAGTGTCTACTGGGTCGCCATGGCCTAGCATTGTTTTCGGGCCAGAGGACGCGAAAGGGGTAGAATTTCCCCACGAGGACGCTTTGATCGTATCTGCAATCATCGGATCGAAATGGGTAAAACGACTGCTGGTGGATGATAGTAGCTCGGTTAACTTGCTGACTCTGTCAGTCTTTTTGACGATGGGAGGATCCAAAACTGATCTTAAACCAGTGAACATTCTCCTCCTGGGGCTGGGAGGAGCTCCGGTCATCCCAGAAGGCATGGTCGAGCTAGACTTGGAGCTCGGTATCGAAATACCCCAGGAGGATGGAACAGAGGGTatcctggcggaaccaacacggaag acctatgttgtatag